Proteins encoded in a region of the Bactrocera tryoni isolate S06 chromosome 4, CSIRO_BtryS06_freeze2, whole genome shotgun sequence genome:
- the LOC120775689 gene encoding uncharacterized protein LOC120775689 isoform X2 has protein sequence MSEIARNDASTESLCTVIENFKENSNTSSNHNLSSNDKKSLNCENNIADDVIHRHNIDNSEPRKPYKNDNDECESLYDNCDISQDESNSSISASVKSSTKLKKSVSFDPQDEKVRKFIEGEPIVDQKNPFKQQYSTWGNSARKKKIPPPVPAKRSTLSVRKTVTQQLREREREKEKEKERIKNETNNRKSNSGNIVSLPSPDDFVTTEEVLKQSKYVKTYVKNPDPYFVYDPSILARLKCEETRDIGDKNSSKKLRLTNQTKDRIKDLKSKPSIEASLSHSKIPFKKCSKPNYPDLSDIKIKVGTDLVGNFFNPAEVSKNAKKFDDRVKTLQISSEDDLDEIDGPLTKSESSDEVTPNLVNIKKINSESEQPKNVNFENMDVKEILEEAPEGTFTNTIKSKEFHDYLEKKGLTLIPKKIPNGAQSVYTTGRQITKPDTRISFKSPESVQISLDTTDSVRNTKKPSVFQRLLSNSIFATRRKTTPKDIVPTPKSLNNYKMHLKENLDNPQTSLKRVVLERQSFHGRPHANNNLLSPAETEFLKHQQQQSRKSFASGENLSNSLSSVLPNDELLHNSTAEEDAHTPFIKPSRRPHSKERLVSSQQNRPPPNNTILKPRAHRLYAVNNTTNLTTEGLENSSNGTLKRTVERQSLIPKRSNQTLNRKQIFNRSSSMDRNEILKKRLLRELQNKSKSDNEASEVSTPFTSKENIGEQFSTMNGPKTTSTPIRNANNDAESHSLTHRVSVANKVYVDQQEWERLKAIKDRMDNELYLKMLQEQKRQQDAENIYERLQPQKISVTQPDTMSKQPITLEPNFIRGSPQRNTFAGLTKNRQAKIIDGRALIPSSFPVNMRYISNTKESVFESTPRSQSVLGNMTYTSANGNINRKGYEIDMGTPVVLRRKDNKISEPVCSPEQRRIGGLLTRDEILQKVKDFCRKSLNKTPIIQQSQTRVIHNKQTGPSDLSPVSYASVETNQRPASRMYAAPQVPQRMQSLPQQFIPINTAQMISEINPNTISPIYAHVVKRSSLLSNNSEIYDSPQKINLMRQDLETPALYVEHGNLPTPQYVLVGGDKIVPAKQVFSFYPGQNEIYAQPQYVRPYNLQPFPGAYGYISVQEPISNQHLQHRLYNGRSTPLILDQSSQQASQIYWTPRNQRLQQHSGLQPVNISSPCFMLKQLHSPSTTRIELPNRSNIKTIPNTAELQIQHTATIESRTPNNRQTQAKPSSRQLEDLNNQHSYDWESGSEAGEVRRIFENTGNND, from the exons ATGTCAGAAATTGCTAGAAATGATGCCAGTACCGAGTCACTTTGCACCgtgatagaaaattttaaagaaaatagtaACACTAGTTCCAATCACAACTTGAGTAGTAATGacaagaaaagtttaaattgtGAAAACAACATAGCTGACGATGTTATTCACAGACATAATATCGACAATTCCGAACCAAGAAAGCCTTACAAAAACGACAATGACGAATGCGAGTCCTTATATGATAACTGTGATATCTCACAAGATGAGTCGAATTCATCAATATCAGCTTCTGTTAAGTCGAGCACTAAGCTAAAAAAATCGGTTTCTTTCGATCCCCAAGACGAGAAGGTACGCAAATTTATAGAAGGCGAACCAATTGTAGATCAAAAAAATCCTTTTAAACAACAATATTCAACTTGGGGAAACTCGGCTAGGAAGAAGAAAATACCGCCCCCTGTACCAGCTAAACGATCGACGTTGAGTGTCCGAAAAACTGTCACGCAACAGTTACGTGAAAGAGAGCGtgaaaaagaaaaggaaaaagaacgaattaaaaacgaaacaaataaCCGAAAGTCAAATTCTGGTAATATTGTGTCCTTACCATCACCTGACGATTTCGTTACTACTGAAGAAGTTCTAAAACAATCCAAATATGTTAAAACATATGTGAAAAATCCGGATCCATATTTTGTTTACGACCCTTCCATACTAGCACGACTTAAATGTGAAGAAACACGTGATATTGGTGACAAAAACTCTTCAAAAAAACTTCGTTTAACAAATCAAACTAAAGATCGTATTAAGGATTTAAAAAGTAAACCTTCAATAGAAGCATCGCTTTCACACTCAAAGATTCCCTTTAAGAAATGTTCAAAACCAAATTATCCTGATCTTTCTGACATCAAGATCAAAGTTGGTACCGATTtggttggaaatttttttaatccagCCGAAGTGTCAAAGAATGCCAAAAAGTTCGACGATAGGGTAAAAACACTTCAAATAAGTTCAGAAGATGATTTAGATGAAATAGATGGTCCCTTAACAAAAAGTGAATCGAGTGATGAGGTGACCCCGAACTTAgttaatataaagaaaataaactcaGAATCCGAACAACccaaaaacgttaactttgaaaatatgGATGTCAAAGAAATATTGGAAGAGGCGCCTGAAGGCACATTTACCAATACAATAAAATCTAAAGAGTTTCATGATTATCTTGAAAAAAAGGGCCTTACTTTgataccaaaaaaaattccGAATGGCGCACAATCTGTGTATACAACTGGCAGACAGATAACTAAACCTGATACTCGTATCTCTTTTAAAAGCCCTGAGAGCGTGCAGATCTCATTAGATACAACGGACTCTGTGCGTAACACTAAAAAGCCCTCAGTATTTCAACGTCTGCTTTCAAATAGTATTTTTGCTACTAGACGTAAAACAACTCCCAAAGATATCGTTCCTACTCCGAAATCACTGAACAATTATAAAatgcatttgaaagaaaatttagaTAACCCGCAAACTTCGCTTAAGCGAGTGGTTTTAGAAAGACAAAGTTTCCACGGACGTCCTCatgcaaataataatttattaagtcCTGCCGAAACGGAGTTCTTaaaacaccaacagcaacagtcCCGCAAGAGCTTTGCAAGTGGGGAAAACTTATCTAATTCATTATCTAGTGTCTTACCAAATGACGAGCTGCTCCACAACTCAACAGCAGAAGAAGATGCGCACACTCCATTCATAAAACCCTCAAGACGGCCACATTCCAAAGAGAGATTGGTAAGCTCTCAACAAAATAGACCCCCTCCAAATAATACAATACTAAAACCAAGAGCACATCGACTGTACGCTGTAAATAACACAACGAATCTAACGACGGAAGGACTTGAAAATTCGTCAAATGGCACACTAAAGCGAACCGTTGAGCGCCAAAGCCTCATACCCAAACgatctaatcaaactttaaaccgcaaacaaatttttaatcgTTCTAGTTCAATGGATCgtaatgaaatattgaaaaagagaCTTCTACGAGAGCtgcaaaacaaatcaaaaagtgACAATGAGGCTTCTGAGGTTTCTACACCTTTCACCTCTAAAGAAAACATAGGAGAACAATTTTCTACCATGAATGGGCCCAAAACAACTTCAACTCCAATCCGAAATGCAAATAATGATGCGGAAAGCCACAGTTTAACACATAGGGTAAGCGTGGCAAATAAAGTTTACGTCGACCAACAAGAGTGGGAACgattaaaagcaattaaagaTCGTATGGACAATGAGCTATACCTGAAAATGTTACAAGAACAAAAAAGACAGCAGGATgcagaaaatatatatgaacgTCTTCAGCCACAAAAAATATCGGTAACCCAACCTGATACTATGTCCAAACAGCCCATAACATTAGAACCTAACTTTATTAGGGGATCTCCACAAAGGAACACATTCGCAGGCTTGACTAAAAATAGACAAGCTAAAATTATTGATGGAAGAGCATTAATTCCATCATCATTTCCTGTAAATATGCGGTATATTAGTAATACTAAGGAAAGTGTTTTCGAATCTACTCCTCGTAGTCAAAGCGTCTTGGGCAATATGACTTATACTTCTGCGAACGGTAATATTAACAGAAAAGGCTACGAAATTGACATGGGTACACCAGTTGTTCTACGAcgaaaagataataaaatatccGAACCGGTGTGTAGTCCAGAACAGCGTCGCATCGGTGGTCTACTAACTAgagatgagattttgcaaaaagtgaaagattTTTGCAGAAAATCTCTAAATAAAACACCAATTATTCAACAATCACAAACTAGAGTAATTCATAATAAGCAAACTGGTCCATCTGATTTGTCTCCAGTATCATATGCGTCCGTCGAAACGAACCAGAGGCCTGCTTCAAGAATGTATGCGGCTCCTCAAGTTCCTCAACGTATGCAGAGCTTGCCTCAACAATTCATACCAATAAATACGGCGCAAATGATAAGTGAAATAAATCCAAATACAATATCACCAATTTATGCTCATGTGGTAAAAAGAAGTAGCTTACTATCAAACAATTCAGAAATTTACGATAGTCCTCAAAAAATTAACTTGATGCGACAGGATCTGGAAACTCCTGCATTATATGTAGAGCATGGAAATTTGCCGACTCCGCAATACGTACTTGTTGGGGGTGATAAAATCGTACCTGCGAAACAAGTATTCAGCTTTTATCCCGGACAGAATGAAATTTACGCCCAACCACAATATGTCCGCCCATACAATTTGCAACCTTTTCCGGGCGCTTATGGTTACATAAGTGTTCAGGAACCAATTTCAAATCAGCATTTACAGCATAGGTTGTATAATGGACGAAGTACTCCATTGATACTTGATCAGTCAAGTCAACAGGCGAGTCAAATATATTGGACGCCGCGTAATCAGCGTTTACAACAGCATTCTGGACTACAGCCAGTGAACATTAGTAGTCCCTGTTTTATGCTCAAGCAACTACATTCACCGTCCACAACTAGAATTGAGCTCCCGAATAGaagtaatataaaaacaattccGAACACTGCTGAACTCCAAATTCAACATACAGCAACAATTGAAAGTAGAACACCCAACAATCGACAGACCCAAGCCAAACCATCATCTAGACAATTAGAAGATTTAAACAACCAACATTCCTACGATTGGGAAAGTGGCTCCGAAGCTGGCGAAGTTCGACGTATTTTTGAGAATACGGGAAACAACG attaa
- the LOC120775689 gene encoding uncharacterized protein LOC120775689 isoform X1 — MSEIARNDASTESLCTVIENFKENSNTSSNHNLSSNDKKSLNCENNIADDVIHRHNIDNSEPRKPYKNDNDECESLYDNCDISQDESNSSISASVKSSTKLKKSVSFDPQDEKVRKFIEGEPIVDQKNPFKQQYSTWGNSARKKKIPPPVPAKRSTLSVRKTVTQQLREREREKEKEKERIKNETNNRKSNSGNIVSLPSPDDFVTTEEVLKQSKYVKTYVKNPDPYFVYDPSILARLKCEETRDIGDKNSSKKLRLTNQTKDRIKDLKSKPSIEASLSHSKIPFKKCSKPNYPDLSDIKIKVGTDLVGNFFNPAEVSKNAKKFDDRVKTLQISSEDDLDEIDGPLTKSESSDEVTPNLVNIKKINSESEQPKNVNFENMDVKEILEEAPEGTFTNTIKSKEFHDYLEKKGLTLIPKKIPNGAQSVYTTGRQITKPDTRISFKSPESVQISLDTTDSVRNTKKPSVFQRLLSNSIFATRRKTTPKDIVPTPKSLNNYKMHLKENLDNPQTSLKRVVLERQSFHGRPHANNNLLSPAETEFLKHQQQQSRKSFASGENLSNSLSSVLPNDELLHNSTAEEDAHTPFIKPSRRPHSKERLVSSQQNRPPPNNTILKPRAHRLYAVNNTTNLTTEGLENSSNGTLKRTVERQSLIPKRSNQTLNRKQIFNRSSSMDRNEILKKRLLRELQNKSKSDNEASEVSTPFTSKENIGEQFSTMNGPKTTSTPIRNANNDAESHSLTHRVSVANKVYVDQQEWERLKAIKDRMDNELYLKMLQEQKRQQDAENIYERLQPQKISVTQPDTMSKQPITLEPNFIRGSPQRNTFAGLTKNRQAKIIDGRALIPSSFPVNMRYISNTKESVFESTPRSQSVLGNMTYTSANGNINRKGYEIDMGTPVVLRRKDNKISEPVCSPEQRRIGGLLTRDEILQKVKDFCRKSLNKTPIIQQSQTRVIHNKQTGPSDLSPVSYASVETNQRPASRMYAAPQVPQRMQSLPQQFIPINTAQMISEINPNTISPIYAHVVKRSSLLSNNSEIYDSPQKINLMRQDLETPALYVEHGNLPTPQYVLVGGDKIVPAKQVFSFYPGQNEIYAQPQYVRPYNLQPFPGAYGYISVQEPISNQHLQHRLYNGRSTPLILDQSSQQASQIYWTPRNQRLQQHSGLQPVNISSPCFMLKQLHSPSTTRIELPNRSNIKTIPNTAELQIQHTATIESRTPNNRQTQAKPSSRQLEDLNNQHSYDWESGSEAGEVRRIFENTGNNGEFRGSHLIRNLKNKLSRLLS; from the coding sequence ATGTCAGAAATTGCTAGAAATGATGCCAGTACCGAGTCACTTTGCACCgtgatagaaaattttaaagaaaatagtaACACTAGTTCCAATCACAACTTGAGTAGTAATGacaagaaaagtttaaattgtGAAAACAACATAGCTGACGATGTTATTCACAGACATAATATCGACAATTCCGAACCAAGAAAGCCTTACAAAAACGACAATGACGAATGCGAGTCCTTATATGATAACTGTGATATCTCACAAGATGAGTCGAATTCATCAATATCAGCTTCTGTTAAGTCGAGCACTAAGCTAAAAAAATCGGTTTCTTTCGATCCCCAAGACGAGAAGGTACGCAAATTTATAGAAGGCGAACCAATTGTAGATCAAAAAAATCCTTTTAAACAACAATATTCAACTTGGGGAAACTCGGCTAGGAAGAAGAAAATACCGCCCCCTGTACCAGCTAAACGATCGACGTTGAGTGTCCGAAAAACTGTCACGCAACAGTTACGTGAAAGAGAGCGtgaaaaagaaaaggaaaaagaacgaattaaaaacgaaacaaataaCCGAAAGTCAAATTCTGGTAATATTGTGTCCTTACCATCACCTGACGATTTCGTTACTACTGAAGAAGTTCTAAAACAATCCAAATATGTTAAAACATATGTGAAAAATCCGGATCCATATTTTGTTTACGACCCTTCCATACTAGCACGACTTAAATGTGAAGAAACACGTGATATTGGTGACAAAAACTCTTCAAAAAAACTTCGTTTAACAAATCAAACTAAAGATCGTATTAAGGATTTAAAAAGTAAACCTTCAATAGAAGCATCGCTTTCACACTCAAAGATTCCCTTTAAGAAATGTTCAAAACCAAATTATCCTGATCTTTCTGACATCAAGATCAAAGTTGGTACCGATTtggttggaaatttttttaatccagCCGAAGTGTCAAAGAATGCCAAAAAGTTCGACGATAGGGTAAAAACACTTCAAATAAGTTCAGAAGATGATTTAGATGAAATAGATGGTCCCTTAACAAAAAGTGAATCGAGTGATGAGGTGACCCCGAACTTAgttaatataaagaaaataaactcaGAATCCGAACAACccaaaaacgttaactttgaaaatatgGATGTCAAAGAAATATTGGAAGAGGCGCCTGAAGGCACATTTACCAATACAATAAAATCTAAAGAGTTTCATGATTATCTTGAAAAAAAGGGCCTTACTTTgataccaaaaaaaattccGAATGGCGCACAATCTGTGTATACAACTGGCAGACAGATAACTAAACCTGATACTCGTATCTCTTTTAAAAGCCCTGAGAGCGTGCAGATCTCATTAGATACAACGGACTCTGTGCGTAACACTAAAAAGCCCTCAGTATTTCAACGTCTGCTTTCAAATAGTATTTTTGCTACTAGACGTAAAACAACTCCCAAAGATATCGTTCCTACTCCGAAATCACTGAACAATTATAAAatgcatttgaaagaaaatttagaTAACCCGCAAACTTCGCTTAAGCGAGTGGTTTTAGAAAGACAAAGTTTCCACGGACGTCCTCatgcaaataataatttattaagtcCTGCCGAAACGGAGTTCTTaaaacaccaacagcaacagtcCCGCAAGAGCTTTGCAAGTGGGGAAAACTTATCTAATTCATTATCTAGTGTCTTACCAAATGACGAGCTGCTCCACAACTCAACAGCAGAAGAAGATGCGCACACTCCATTCATAAAACCCTCAAGACGGCCACATTCCAAAGAGAGATTGGTAAGCTCTCAACAAAATAGACCCCCTCCAAATAATACAATACTAAAACCAAGAGCACATCGACTGTACGCTGTAAATAACACAACGAATCTAACGACGGAAGGACTTGAAAATTCGTCAAATGGCACACTAAAGCGAACCGTTGAGCGCCAAAGCCTCATACCCAAACgatctaatcaaactttaaaccgcaaacaaatttttaatcgTTCTAGTTCAATGGATCgtaatgaaatattgaaaaagagaCTTCTACGAGAGCtgcaaaacaaatcaaaaagtgACAATGAGGCTTCTGAGGTTTCTACACCTTTCACCTCTAAAGAAAACATAGGAGAACAATTTTCTACCATGAATGGGCCCAAAACAACTTCAACTCCAATCCGAAATGCAAATAATGATGCGGAAAGCCACAGTTTAACACATAGGGTAAGCGTGGCAAATAAAGTTTACGTCGACCAACAAGAGTGGGAACgattaaaagcaattaaagaTCGTATGGACAATGAGCTATACCTGAAAATGTTACAAGAACAAAAAAGACAGCAGGATgcagaaaatatatatgaacgTCTTCAGCCACAAAAAATATCGGTAACCCAACCTGATACTATGTCCAAACAGCCCATAACATTAGAACCTAACTTTATTAGGGGATCTCCACAAAGGAACACATTCGCAGGCTTGACTAAAAATAGACAAGCTAAAATTATTGATGGAAGAGCATTAATTCCATCATCATTTCCTGTAAATATGCGGTATATTAGTAATACTAAGGAAAGTGTTTTCGAATCTACTCCTCGTAGTCAAAGCGTCTTGGGCAATATGACTTATACTTCTGCGAACGGTAATATTAACAGAAAAGGCTACGAAATTGACATGGGTACACCAGTTGTTCTACGAcgaaaagataataaaatatccGAACCGGTGTGTAGTCCAGAACAGCGTCGCATCGGTGGTCTACTAACTAgagatgagattttgcaaaaagtgaaagattTTTGCAGAAAATCTCTAAATAAAACACCAATTATTCAACAATCACAAACTAGAGTAATTCATAATAAGCAAACTGGTCCATCTGATTTGTCTCCAGTATCATATGCGTCCGTCGAAACGAACCAGAGGCCTGCTTCAAGAATGTATGCGGCTCCTCAAGTTCCTCAACGTATGCAGAGCTTGCCTCAACAATTCATACCAATAAATACGGCGCAAATGATAAGTGAAATAAATCCAAATACAATATCACCAATTTATGCTCATGTGGTAAAAAGAAGTAGCTTACTATCAAACAATTCAGAAATTTACGATAGTCCTCAAAAAATTAACTTGATGCGACAGGATCTGGAAACTCCTGCATTATATGTAGAGCATGGAAATTTGCCGACTCCGCAATACGTACTTGTTGGGGGTGATAAAATCGTACCTGCGAAACAAGTATTCAGCTTTTATCCCGGACAGAATGAAATTTACGCCCAACCACAATATGTCCGCCCATACAATTTGCAACCTTTTCCGGGCGCTTATGGTTACATAAGTGTTCAGGAACCAATTTCAAATCAGCATTTACAGCATAGGTTGTATAATGGACGAAGTACTCCATTGATACTTGATCAGTCAAGTCAACAGGCGAGTCAAATATATTGGACGCCGCGTAATCAGCGTTTACAACAGCATTCTGGACTACAGCCAGTGAACATTAGTAGTCCCTGTTTTATGCTCAAGCAACTACATTCACCGTCCACAACTAGAATTGAGCTCCCGAATAGaagtaatataaaaacaattccGAACACTGCTGAACTCCAAATTCAACATACAGCAACAATTGAAAGTAGAACACCCAACAATCGACAGACCCAAGCCAAACCATCATCTAGACAATTAGAAGATTTAAACAACCAACATTCCTACGATTGGGAAAGTGGCTCCGAAGCTGGCGAAGTTCGACGTATTTTTGAGAATACGGGAAACAACGGTGAGTTCAGAGGAAGTCATTTAATAAGAAATCTCAAAAATAAGTTATCTCGACTATTATCATAA